From a single Lewinella sp. LCG006 genomic region:
- the truA gene encoding tRNA pseudouridine(38-40) synthase TruA: MRYFMELAYNGAAYYGWQVQPAQISVQETITQALALILRSPELEIMGCGRTDTGVHASQYFAHFDFVGELPKGFVSRLNKFLPKDIAIRRIFPVADDQHARFDAHYRAYQYHLTWQKDPFRQDTSFYLYRAQHCDQALMQEAAKLLLDYEAFLPFCKTGSDAKTMRCELFRSEWEFKDDEWVYHIAANRFLRGMVRLIVGMCLSVGEGKLSLAQVRQALDKQEHLAKSLSIAPEGLFLTEVRYAFLEGKK; the protein is encoded by the coding sequence ATGCGTTATTTTATGGAACTCGCCTATAATGGGGCTGCTTATTACGGGTGGCAAGTGCAACCAGCGCAGATATCGGTACAAGAGACGATTACGCAGGCGCTGGCCTTGATCTTACGTTCGCCTGAATTAGAAATCATGGGCTGTGGCCGTACGGATACAGGGGTGCATGCCAGCCAGTATTTTGCACATTTTGATTTTGTGGGCGAATTACCAAAAGGTTTCGTGTCCAGGCTCAACAAGTTTCTGCCAAAAGACATTGCGATCCGCCGAATTTTCCCCGTCGCCGATGACCAGCATGCGCGCTTTGATGCGCACTATCGCGCCTATCAATATCATCTTACCTGGCAAAAAGACCCCTTCCGGCAGGATACCAGCTTTTATCTCTACCGAGCGCAGCATTGCGACCAGGCCTTGATGCAGGAGGCCGCGAAATTGCTTTTGGATTATGAAGCATTCCTGCCTTTTTGCAAAACCGGCTCTGATGCTAAAACCATGCGCTGCGAGCTGTTTCGTTCGGAGTGGGAATTCAAGGATGACGAATGGGTTTACCACATTGCCGCTAATCGCTTTCTGCGGGGTATGGTGCGCCTTATCGTAGGCATGTGTCTCTCGGTAGGTGAGGGCAAACTTAGTCTCGCTCAGGTCCGCCAGGCGCTGGACAAGCAGGAACACTTAGCGAAAAGCCTGAGCATTGCGCCGGAGGGCTTGTTTCTGACGGAGGTGAGGTATGCGTTTTTGGAGGGCAAAAAATAG
- a CDS encoding S41 family peptidase: MKNVIRALSFLVLILLLTTCGKWIVGPNPENTVSNNYDYFYRAVKENYSFFGEKQVAWDSLDQVYRPLINDSLSNDSLYSILSTMLFALRDGHVNLYVNNDRSRNADWYLDYPANFNQGFLNRQYWKGDYQSSGALLNTWLTDSIGYVYYGSFRAGFSKGHLDYVLNRFAKAKGLIIDVRENGGGSMRNVFRLVERFVPERTYFGTMQYKSGQSADDFSVPDSVFIKPLVDYKAIAEAKAKQKKKKGKEEEEEKASQEEKTTGPGRWAVADSTGMMLDKPIVVLVNRHSYSATNFFAGYMSTLPNVTLIGDQSGGGGGVPVSFELPNGWTFRISATRTYLPDGYNIEKGIEPDIYQTTGPAEELQGIDAIIEKGKSVILEKAASVDEK; this comes from the coding sequence ATGAAAAACGTAATTCGAGCGCTGAGCTTTCTGGTGCTGATCCTCCTTCTGACGACCTGCGGAAAATGGATCGTAGGGCCAAATCCCGAAAATACCGTAAGCAATAACTACGATTACTTTTACCGCGCAGTAAAAGAAAACTATTCTTTTTTTGGCGAAAAGCAAGTAGCCTGGGATTCCCTGGATCAGGTGTACCGACCACTGATCAACGACAGCCTCAGCAACGACTCTTTGTACAGCATCCTGTCGACTATGCTTTTTGCGCTCAGAGACGGCCACGTCAACCTGTATGTCAATAATGATCGTTCCCGCAATGCGGATTGGTACCTGGACTATCCCGCCAACTTCAACCAGGGTTTCCTCAATCGCCAGTATTGGAAAGGAGATTATCAATCTTCAGGAGCGTTGCTCAATACCTGGCTGACGGATTCTATTGGCTATGTTTATTATGGCTCTTTCCGAGCGGGCTTCTCCAAAGGGCACCTCGACTATGTACTCAACCGTTTTGCCAAGGCCAAAGGACTGATCATTGATGTTCGCGAAAATGGAGGGGGATCGATGCGCAACGTGTTTCGATTGGTGGAGCGATTCGTGCCCGAGCGTACCTATTTTGGCACCATGCAATACAAATCAGGGCAAAGTGCAGATGATTTTTCGGTACCTGATAGTGTTTTCATAAAACCCTTAGTAGACTACAAAGCTATCGCCGAAGCCAAGGCTAAGCAGAAGAAAAAGAAAGGAAAAGAAGAAGAGGAAGAAAAAGCATCTCAGGAGGAAAAAACGACTGGCCCCGGACGTTGGGCCGTAGCTGACAGTACGGGGATGATGCTAGACAAGCCTATTGTTGTCTTGGTAAATCGGCACAGCTATTCGGCCACCAATTTCTTTGCGGGTTATATGTCTACCTTACCCAACGTTACGTTGATCGGTGACCAAAGTGGTGGCGGCGGCGGTGTACCGGTATCTTTTGAATTGCCAAATGGCTGGACGTTTCGTATTTCGGCTACCCGTACTTATCTTCCGGATGGTTATAACATAGAAAAAGGGATTGAGCCCGACATCTACCAGACCACGGGTCCGGCAGAAGAACTTCAAGGGATCGACGCAATTATTGAAAAAGGGAAGTCGGTCATTTTAGAAAAAGCGGCAAGCGTCGACGAAAAATAG
- a CDS encoding Pycsar system effector family protein, which produces MSTNVSKVERHVKNLLQENLTPDHYYHNLPHTLSVVDAVRLLSARHEISHEDCELLEVAAWFHDTGYVKAYENHEAAGAEMAVEFLQDFDYSKEAVATVKRLILATKIDHEPTDQLEMILRDADLSNIGRADYLALLSGLRHEWEVFRNEIYDDQTWYKLNYKFVKKHKYHTNIAEEIYGVQHKQNEKTLKKLRKKKKKKAKNKEKKDTRTGNTISTNRSAQMMFKTALRNHMDLSNLADNKANIMLSVNALIVTIAVPMAAGYVNDAPHLMIPVIVLLLTCLCSMIFATLATRPIPMTGITTPDDITKGQSNLFFFGNFYRMGLKEYDEGMDLVIADDDTLESAIKRDLYFLGRSLGKKYNQLRICYNLFMVGVVLSVVLFGISYAVFQ; this is translated from the coding sequence ATGTCAACGAATGTCAGTAAAGTTGAGCGTCATGTAAAAAATCTTCTACAGGAGAATTTAACGCCCGATCATTATTATCATAATCTTCCGCATACCCTTTCCGTCGTGGATGCGGTGCGGCTGCTCTCTGCCCGGCACGAGATTTCCCATGAAGATTGTGAGCTACTGGAAGTCGCGGCGTGGTTCCATGATACGGGCTATGTAAAAGCCTACGAAAACCACGAAGCCGCTGGTGCTGAAATGGCCGTCGAGTTTCTCCAAGATTTTGATTATTCCAAAGAAGCTGTGGCTACTGTCAAGCGGCTTATCCTTGCTACCAAAATAGATCACGAACCTACGGATCAATTAGAGATGATCCTCAGAGACGCTGATTTAAGTAATATTGGCCGGGCCGACTATCTTGCCTTGCTATCAGGATTACGACACGAATGGGAGGTTTTTCGCAATGAAATTTATGATGATCAAACATGGTACAAACTCAATTATAAGTTTGTTAAGAAACATAAATATCACACCAACATTGCGGAAGAAATTTATGGCGTACAGCACAAACAAAATGAAAAGACGCTAAAGAAACTGCGGAAAAAGAAAAAGAAAAAAGCGAAGAATAAAGAGAAAAAAGATACCCGTACGGGAAACACCATTAGCACCAACAGAAGTGCGCAGATGATGTTTAAAACGGCGCTGCGGAATCACATGGACCTGAGTAATCTGGCGGACAACAAGGCGAATATTATGCTGTCCGTAAATGCCTTGATCGTTACGATCGCCGTGCCCATGGCGGCAGGTTACGTAAATGATGCCCCGCACTTGATGATTCCTGTCATCGTGCTTTTACTTACCTGTTTGTGTTCCATGATTTTTGCAACGCTGGCTACCCGGCCCATACCGATGACGGGTATCACTACCCCTGATGATATCACGAAAGGGCAATCCAACTTATTCTTTTTTGGTAATTTCTACAGAATGGGACTAAAAGAATACGATGAAGGCATGGACCTTGTCATTGCGGATGATGACACGCTGGAATCGGCCATCAAACGCGACCTTTATTTCCTTGGTCGCTCCCTCGGAAAGAAGTACAACCAACTACGTATTTGTTATAACCTTTTTATGGTAGGGGTCGTCTTGTCCGTTGTCTTATTTGGCATCAGTTACGCTGTTTTTCAATAG
- a CDS encoding aminotransferase class IV gives MNKLKCYLNGAIVSEETAQLGLNDLALLRGFGIFDFFVFERFQPRFLEDYLDRFYRSAQRLGLVSPVERADLKQGIHQLIAANEHPSGGIRLVLTGGYTPDGYTPTVGNLFVLQSPFPAPSPVQFERGARVATYQYQRELPEIKSLNYLIGIYLLPWLKEQNAEYILYHDGQYVRESDRSNFFLITQDDVLVTAGEKVLAGITRAKILMLARKAGMQVEEREIELAELTEAKEAFLTSSTKGALPVSFIDGQAVGTGQPGTHTKALQEAFLALVAEEQEN, from the coding sequence TTGAATAAGCTGAAGTGTTACTTAAATGGAGCAATTGTTTCGGAAGAGACGGCTCAATTGGGCTTGAATGATTTAGCCCTGTTGCGTGGGTTTGGCATTTTCGATTTTTTTGTTTTCGAGCGTTTTCAGCCACGCTTTTTGGAGGATTATCTGGATCGGTTTTACCGTTCGGCGCAGCGACTGGGGCTGGTGTCACCCGTTGAGAGAGCAGATCTCAAACAGGGAATTCATCAACTTATTGCGGCCAACGAACATCCATCGGGAGGAATCAGGTTGGTCTTGACGGGTGGTTACACGCCGGATGGCTACACCCCCACGGTAGGTAATCTTTTTGTTTTGCAATCGCCTTTTCCCGCACCATCGCCGGTTCAGTTTGAGCGCGGAGCACGGGTAGCGACTTATCAGTACCAACGGGAGTTGCCGGAGATCAAATCACTCAACTACCTCATCGGTATTTACTTGCTGCCGTGGTTGAAAGAGCAGAATGCGGAGTATATTCTCTACCACGATGGGCAATACGTAAGGGAGAGTGATCGCTCTAATTTTTTCCTTATCACCCAGGATGATGTGTTGGTGACTGCTGGTGAAAAAGTGTTGGCAGGCATTACACGTGCCAAAATACTGATGCTGGCTCGCAAAGCCGGGATGCAAGTAGAAGAAAGAGAAATTGAGTTAGCGGAGCTGACAGAAGCCAAGGAAGCATTTCTTACCAGTTCTACAAAAGGAGCCTTGCCCGTCAGCTTCATTGATGGCCAAGCGGTAGGAACCGGCCAGCCCGGAACTCATACTAAAGCCCTGCAGGAAGCCTTCCTGGCGTTGGTTGCCGAAGAGCAAGAGAACTAA
- a CDS encoding RluA family pseudouridine synthase — translation MDDYIAIGDQVLYNNHHLVAFNKPNGVPVQPDQTEDPSLLQLGSTYCKTSLHLIHRIDRPVSGLVLFAKRKDAMQALHEQFRERTVKKTYLAIVAQEPPANEGELVHYLKKKKGKYQTEVLDQPAPEAIEARLNYSVLGKSDRYCLLQIDLQTGRYHQIRAQLAHIGCPIRGDAKYGFRRRNPDRSIDLHAWQLWFNHPRTNKAEHIVAAPPANPLWEAFKIPTPWEE, via the coding sequence ATGGACGATTATATTGCCATTGGTGATCAGGTGCTTTATAACAATCACCATTTGGTAGCTTTTAATAAGCCCAACGGGGTGCCCGTTCAGCCAGATCAGACGGAGGATCCCTCCTTGTTACAGCTGGGCTCGACCTACTGCAAGACATCCTTGCATCTCATTCATCGCATTGATCGTCCGGTGAGTGGCCTGGTGCTTTTCGCTAAACGCAAGGACGCGATGCAGGCACTGCACGAACAGTTTCGGGAGCGTACCGTCAAGAAAACCTACCTCGCGATTGTCGCTCAGGAGCCTCCGGCCAATGAGGGAGAATTGGTACATTACCTAAAGAAAAAGAAGGGAAAATACCAAACGGAAGTGCTGGATCAACCAGCTCCCGAAGCCATTGAAGCACGCCTTAATTATAGTGTTCTAGGAAAAAGTGATCGTTATTGCTTATTGCAAATCGACCTGCAAACCGGGCGCTATCACCAGATCAGGGCGCAACTCGCTCATATTGGTTGCCCCATCAGAGGCGATGCTAAATATGGGTTCCGCCGCCGAAATCCAGACCGCAGCATTGACTTGCACGCCTGGCAGTTGTGGTTCAATCACCCACGCACCAACAAGGCAGAGCATATTGTCGCAGCTCCTCCAGCCAACCCACTGTGGGAGGCCTTCAAAATCCCTACGCCCTGGGAAGAGTAG
- the rsmG gene encoding 16S rRNA (guanine(527)-N(7))-methyltransferase RsmG, protein MEAIKAYFPDLSSDQLALLEQLDPLYREWNDKINVISRKDIDNLYLHHVLHSLAIAKVIKFMPGARVLDLGTGGGFPGIPLAILFPETEFVLIDGIRKKITVVNEVAAALGLKNVQGFQQRAEERKGRSFDFVVTRAVALMEKIVPWSLPLIRDEQLHALPNGILALKGGNVKEELKALPRGTYSEIYPIKKMFTEEFFTEKSVVYVQY, encoded by the coding sequence ATGGAAGCTATTAAAGCCTATTTTCCTGATTTGTCCTCCGACCAACTTGCACTGTTGGAACAGTTAGATCCGCTCTATCGAGAATGGAACGATAAAATAAACGTGATCTCCCGTAAGGATATTGACAATCTCTACCTCCATCATGTTCTTCACAGTCTGGCCATTGCCAAAGTGATCAAGTTTATGCCCGGCGCCAGGGTGTTGGATCTGGGCACAGGAGGAGGCTTTCCTGGCATTCCGCTAGCGATCCTTTTTCCGGAAACGGAATTCGTTTTGATTGATGGCATCCGTAAAAAAATTACGGTCGTTAATGAAGTAGCTGCTGCGCTGGGGCTGAAAAACGTGCAAGGTTTTCAGCAGCGGGCCGAAGAACGTAAAGGCAGGTCTTTCGATTTTGTGGTCACCCGCGCCGTCGCTTTGATGGAAAAAATCGTCCCCTGGAGTCTGCCCCTCATTCGCGACGAACAGCTGCACGCCTTACCCAACGGTATCCTCGCCCTGAAAGGTGGAAACGTCAAAGAAGAACTCAAAGCGCTACCAAGAGGAACTTACTCGGAAATTTATCCCATCAAGAAAATGTTCACGGAAGAATTCTTTACCGAAAAGTCGGTGGTGTACGTACAGTATTAA
- the gpmI gene encoding 2,3-bisphosphoglycerate-independent phosphoglycerate mutase — protein MSTKKAMLIILDGWGLGQVPGADAIAQANTPVFDELWQNAPHSTLVTYGEEVGLPEGQMGNSEVGHLNIGAGRVVYQELARINKAIREGELARNEKLQSAIAYAKENGKAIHLMGLVSDGGVHSQLNHLLALADIIEATGHDKTFIHAFTDGRDTSPEGGKDYLQTLLSHLNGKHTRLATVIGRYFAMDRDKRWERIKLAYDLIVKGEGGKTSDIIATLKERYAAGETDEFIQPTVVINTEGETPPSLKDGDVLLCFNFRTDRPRQISAVLTQEDFPDYGMKKLDVRYLTMTRYDETFTGLEVLFEKKDLEKTLGEVLAANGKTQVRIAETEKYAHVTFFFNGGREEPFENERRLLIPSPKEVATYDLKPEMSAHGITDAIIADIKANQPDFICLNYANTDMVGHTGVFSAAMIAAETVDECLGRLLETGREYGYEAIVIADHGNSDYLINEDGTPNTAHTKNLVPCIFVNQRPGSWELNDGKLGDVAPTLLWMMGVPAPPEMDGRPLIKQK, from the coding sequence ATGAGCACTAAAAAAGCAATGTTGATTATCCTTGATGGTTGGGGCTTGGGCCAAGTGCCGGGTGCCGATGCCATTGCGCAAGCCAATACACCCGTTTTTGATGAACTATGGCAAAATGCCCCCCATAGTACCCTGGTGACTTATGGTGAAGAGGTGGGTTTGCCGGAAGGCCAGATGGGAAATTCGGAAGTGGGGCATTTGAATATTGGTGCTGGCCGGGTGGTCTATCAAGAGCTAGCGCGCATCAACAAAGCTATTCGGGAGGGGGAGCTGGCCCGTAACGAGAAGTTGCAAAGCGCCATTGCTTACGCGAAAGAAAATGGCAAGGCTATCCACTTGATGGGCTTGGTCTCTGACGGCGGGGTACACTCTCAGTTGAATCATTTGCTAGCCTTGGCGGATATCATTGAAGCAACAGGTCACGATAAAACTTTTATCCATGCCTTTACGGACGGACGGGATACTTCTCCCGAAGGAGGAAAAGACTACCTACAAACCTTGCTTAGTCACCTCAACGGGAAGCACACCCGCCTTGCTACCGTCATTGGCCGTTATTTTGCGATGGATCGCGACAAGCGTTGGGAGCGCATCAAGCTCGCTTATGACCTGATCGTAAAGGGAGAAGGTGGAAAGACCAGTGATATCATTGCAACCCTCAAAGAGCGTTATGCAGCCGGGGAGACGGATGAATTTATCCAGCCTACAGTGGTGATCAATACAGAAGGGGAAACGCCACCCTCTCTAAAAGACGGCGATGTATTGTTGTGCTTTAATTTCCGTACCGATCGTCCCCGCCAAATTTCGGCAGTACTTACGCAGGAGGATTTTCCTGATTACGGCATGAAAAAACTCGACGTTCGCTACCTTACCATGACGCGTTACGACGAGACCTTTACAGGGCTGGAGGTGCTTTTTGAAAAGAAAGACCTGGAAAAAACACTGGGTGAAGTCTTGGCCGCCAATGGGAAAACCCAGGTGCGGATTGCCGAAACCGAGAAATACGCACACGTCACCTTTTTCTTTAACGGTGGCCGCGAAGAACCTTTTGAAAATGAGCGTCGCCTACTGATTCCTTCTCCAAAGGAAGTGGCTACTTATGACCTCAAGCCGGAAATGAGCGCGCACGGGATCACCGATGCCATCATTGCGGACATCAAAGCCAATCAACCCGATTTTATCTGCCTCAATTATGCCAATACGGATATGGTGGGGCATACGGGTGTGTTCTCCGCCGCTATGATTGCTGCGGAAACCGTAGATGAGTGTTTGGGCAGGCTGCTCGAAACGGGTCGTGAATACGGTTACGAAGCGATTGTAATTGCCGATCACGGCAATTCGGATTACCTGATCAATGAAGATGGCACGCCGAATACCGCGCATACCAAAAACCTGGTGCCTTGTATTTTTGTTAACCAAAGACCCGGTAGTTGGGAACTGAATGATGGAAAGCTCGGAGATGTGGCCCCAACGCTGCTTTGGATGATGGGCGTACCTGCGCCACCCGAAATGGATGGTCGGCCACTGATCAAACAAAAATAG
- a CDS encoding DUF4783 domain-containing protein: MKQLLFVLMLSPIVTFAQSGMSQITAALNSGDMETLGTYFDESLELSILEEEGIYNKAQALQKVKRFLGQNTVSSFTEVHQGASRSSDSQYVIGNMKTSGGTYRVYLYLTNRNGKMIIQEFRFDSE, from the coding sequence ATGAAACAGTTGTTGTTTGTTCTAATGTTATCTCCCATTGTGACTTTCGCCCAGAGCGGAATGTCCCAAATTACGGCTGCACTAAACAGCGGTGATATGGAAACATTGGGCACTTATTTCGATGAATCACTGGAGCTTTCCATCCTCGAAGAAGAGGGAATTTACAATAAAGCCCAGGCTTTACAAAAGGTCAAGCGATTTCTTGGCCAGAATACCGTTAGTTCTTTTACCGAGGTGCACCAGGGAGCTTCCCGAAGCAGTGATTCCCAGTACGTGATTGGTAATATGAAAACCAGTGGTGGTACTTACCGCGTGTATTTGTATCTCACCAATCGGAACGGAAAAATGATTATCCAGGAATTTCGCTTCGACAGCGAATGA